CCAGGAAGCATCTTCTGAAGTGTTCCCAATCAATTTTGATGGCTTATCCAAGGTTCAGTTAGTTCCAATCTATTGTCTTTGCTTTGCCTTTTTCGGCGCAGTGTGTTTTGGTAAACAAAAGAGTGTTTCCACTGGAAATGAAAATCGCAAATTCAATCTGAATTTGATGGAGAGAACatgagaaaatgacaaaagtTGTCTCTCATGTTTGAGGGTAGGTTTAAAATAGTCTCTTAAGTATGCATTGAACagtttggtcctttaagtttgctaaAAAAGCTAACACTTTTAGTCTCAGTCAAATACCGAACACTTTCTGTTAGATTTAATGGAACTAtgataaaaaagaaaattagCGTGAACTCAAACTTAGAGGTACAATTCTTGTAATTTCTgccattttttatttatttctagaGTCCCGTGCAGCTCTTTGAAGTATATTTccgctatttttattttttattttgttagtgTCTAGTGTAttgcatattttaggatttgatgGAACTTTCTTGGTGTTTATGATTAAATCTTTTTTTTCCTGTTGTTTCTGTCTAATCTAATAAACAGAGTTTGGTAAATATTGATGGAGAAATAAAGTGTTACCTTTTGACAAACTTGACGGACCAAAACTGTTCAAACTTcaatgcatacttaagggactattttgaacatCATCAAacataagggatcatttttgtcATATTTTCAAGAGAACATCAATATTGTGGATTGGGAGGGGTGAATGTCCTTCATGATACTAAATTATGATGTTAATTTTTCTTGCAGGCAGTGAAGAAGGGAGACACCATTTTTATTGGTCAATACCTCTTTACGGGAAGTGAAACGACATCTGTGTGGCTGGAGGTAACATAGAAAGCCTACTTTTTTTCCCCCGCAACCCTGTGTTTTCTTAATCCTCGAGTTTAGCTAGTGCTGTTTATGTTTAAGTTGATCAATGAGTTGCAATGTGTCTGCAACTGCacaattatgatttttttttataaagaccATTTTCACATTTCTACTTCTCCAATAAGACTGCAGTTTAGTAGcttgtttggtcaagcttctataatcagcttattttgaaaagtgtttttcaaaaaagtacttttcgtgagaagtagtttgtgtttggctaatcaattcaaaaaagtacttttggggagAAGCTACTTTTTTCCGCTTATGCTTCTGCTCAAAACACCTTTTCTTCTCTTAAAAGGTTGGTCAAACACCTGAACTTTGAAAACAAGCACCTTTATTGAGGGAAAAAACACTTTTGACCTtggagaagcttggccaaacaggctataatgTTTGTTTGAATCCACTGATTAAGAATTCGAAATGTGGTTGGACAGGTAGATCAAGTGAAAGGGGATGATGTAGTTTGCTTGGTAAAGAACTCTGCTACAATAACTGGGTCATTGTTCACTCTGCATGCTGCTCAGATTCATATTGATTTACCTACCCTCTCAGATAAAGATAAGGAGGTAAGTTACTCAAACTTCAGAGAACCGATAAAACTCATCTTGTTCATTATGTGTGCATATAGTGCATACCATGTTACAAGCTCACATGGTTATGGAAATATTTGTGCGAGAACTTGGTGGTTGAGTAAATATGGATGTGTATTTTTGGGACTTGGGCACTTAATAATAATGTTCAAATTGACTTATCTATCCACTGGAAAATGTATTTGGGCTTTGTGGTGTATGAACCAGATGAGTCTTATGATGGATGGGATTTTTGTTTAGTTACGTAAACATGGATTGGTGGGACCTACTCATTTGCAATAGCTTTTGTATGAAGCACCGCCAACAATGTTTATACTTGTCTGATCAATATCCACATTGACTACCTTGCCTGTCCCGAAGTTATGTCCTTTCTCTTGGTGTAGAAAGTTTTAACTTATATTACACTTGGAAAGAGTTATAAGTGTTTCTTGTTGTCCTTGGTACTTGTAGTGTTGGCTAATTACTGTACTACTTCAATGTTAATGCAAGCATATTATCTTTGAATTATGACGATTATCCCTCCCTTGAGCAACTTATTTCTCTGTCTTCTTTTTGATTGTGATGTTTTTGACATGCTAATTGAATCAGATTATTAGCACATGGGGTGTCAAAAACAAAATTGATTTTCTTTCGTTATCATTTACGAGGCATGCTGAGGATGTTCGTGAGGTAATGATTTCACAGTTTTCTATTTATTTCCTTCTGTTTATCTaacattatttatttattcaggTCTATAACAGCTCGAATACCAAATCGACCTCAttgttatatttttcttaaattcAGGCTCGTGAATTCTTATCTAAGCTGGGTGATCTAAGCCAAACTCAGATCTTTGCCAAAATTGAAAGTGAAGAGGTTAGTTGGTAAAATGTTATtttctttctgatcattttcttctgGATACTTCTTTGTGAGGTTGATATTGAATAACATGATGAGATACTCCAAGAGGCTTGCAATTGACTTCTTTCCTTGGGCAATTTATGTAGGGCTTAACACATTTTGATGAGATACTCCAAGAGGCTGATGGCATCATCCTTTCACGTGGAAACCTTGGTATAGATCTCCCACCTGAGAAGGTAAGTTTTCTTCTTCAGAATTCAGGCACCTTCTTTTGTAAATCATGTATAATCAGCGAGACAGTGAGCCTCTTCTTGCCGTTATTTTCAGTTGACACCAAAATTCTAAATGGCATTATAATCTTCATTTTGTAGTAGGATCATCATTCGACTAACTTTTGAGTGGTACACAGGTGTTCTTATTCCAGAAAGCAGCTCTGCACAAGTGTAACATGTCTGGCAAGCCTGCTGTAGTAACACGTGTTGTTGATAGTATGACTGACAATCTTAGGCCAACTCGTGCTGAAGCAACAGATGTCGCTAATGCTGTCTTAGATGGTAATAATCTTGCTGCCCATCTTAACTGGTTCTACTCTCCTCTAGTGTCTCTGAAGATTTTGAGTTCCTTTTGTCTTTGTTTCTGGTAGTAACTTTTGACATTTAACATTTGTGCAGGGACTGATGCAATTCTTCTTGGTGCTGAGACTCTACGTGGATTATACCCTATTGAGACTATTTCAACTGTTGGAAGAATTTGTGCTGAGGTGATTTTCATTTTTTCCTGAAACTTTGTGTGAATAAGAGAATCTATGCATATCTGTCTTTTGTCTTTTAAAAGGGAACAATTGTTATTTCTTTGGCATCACCTTTTGGGATGAGGGATactcttatagcctgtttggccaagcttctgggagccaaaagtgcttattttagaaagttcatgtgtttggccaagctttcaGGAGAAAAGTAAGTAAGTGCTTCTGAGTAGTACCGGAAGTTGTTTTTCCGAAGTTAATAAAAGTAGCTTTTCCCTAAAAGCACTTTTGGAACATTGGTCAAACATAAGGTACTCTAATACTGGCAGAAGtgattttttaaatttaattggccaaacacaaactgctagccaacaaattttcaaaataagcagattttgGAAGTTTGGCCAGACATCCTATTAGTCCCCATCCCCTCTTGGTGTGGCAAGTACCACCTTCTGGGTTTTTGTTTCAGAGAGTATGGTGAGTAGCCTTAATTAACAATTAATTTCCGTCCAGGCGGAGAAGGCTTTTAACCAAGATCTATACTTCAAGAGGACAGTCAAATTTGTCGGGGAACCCATGTCACACCTGGAATCAATTGCTTCCTCAGCGGTGAGAATTCTGGAAATTTAATTGCTTGCTTCGTTCAGGCACAAGTTTTGCAGATATAACTGTATATCCCCTTCCCATTTAGGTGCGGGCAGCAATTAAGGTGAAAGCATCAGTAATTATTTGTTTCACTTCATCTGGAAGGGCAGCACGGTAATCTCTCTTGTTCATACCAGACTTCTTAGAATTTCAACTAAATCTTTATTACTAAGAGCTGTAAAGTTTTATTTTTATGTGCACAGTTTGATAGCCAAATATAGGCCAACAATGCCAGTATTGTCTGTTGTAATTCCTCGACTCAAGACAAATCAATTGAAATGGAGTTTTAGCGGCGCATTTGAGGTATACCCCTAAAAAATGTGAAAGTTGTTCCTTATTCCTTTTATTTCATCGACACTGAAGCTGACGGGTTTTGTATATTTTTAACTTCTCCATGTTCAGGCAAGGCAGTCCCTTATTGTGAGGGGTCTTTTCCCAATGCTTGCTGATCCTCGACATCCTGTAAGTCTCGTCATCTTGGTGTTCCATATTTTCTGTTTGCATCACTGTGTATTTATTTGGTTTGTATCACCTCACAGTTGTAATATGTCTCATATTTTGGTGTCTTAGTTGGAAAAATTGTTCTTTAGTCATCTTTGAGCTGTATGGAAGTGTTTTTCAGTTGTAAAATTAGGCCGATAGAATAATCCGTGGACTTTCTTACTGCTAATAAATGAAATTATAACCTTCTcaaaaaaattacaacttaaaGACAGTTCAGATCGCTCTATTTGTTTGAATTGCAATTATTACCTTCTAAAAACTATTTAGTAGGCCTAAATTTGTTGAAAGAGTCAACTGCATCCCACGTTCCCTACAAGTTTTATGTACATGAATCTTGCTTCTGATATAGGAATAACATGTTTGGCTAAAGCTTATAAGCCGGTCAAACTAACAAAGCACTTTCTGGCGTACTTACGTGTTTGGAAATACCAAAAGTACCTATAAGCCAAAATCTGTTATAGGCCATGAGTTTGTCACTCCCAATTTATGATTTTACTGACCAAGGCTTCTGCAATTTTATCCCTAATATCTTTTGTAATCTCCAAAATACTCTTCTTAAAACATACAATTTTTAATTATTTCCCTATTCTATTTCCGTCATTCATTCTTTTTTATGTAAAGATACTTCAgctcttattattattttcaacacttttatccaaacacgtaactgcttatttattaGATCAGTTTTAGCACTTGAATGCTTATTAGTTACTTTAAATCAGCTAGGCGAAACGAGATCATAATCTGCTTCTTTTCCTCCCATCATGACAATCTCAATTAAACCTTCTTGTTTCCGGTGGGCCTAATCTCAAACTACCTATTGTTTCCATAGGCCGAGTCTACAAACGCATCAAATGAGTCGGTGCTGAAAGTTGCCCTTGATCATGGGAAGGCCTCAGGAGTTGTTAAGTCCCACGACCGAGTTGTCATCTGCCAGAAAGTCGGAGACGCATCAGTGGTTAAGATTATTGAACTTGAAGATTAAGCTTTTAGTTATCCTCTTTTTTTCGGGTGTGATGGTAGAGTGTTAAAGCCATCACAAGTGAGGTTCTAATATAAGTTTTTGGTAGCTGTAATATGTGGTTTCCTATAGTAACTGTATAATGTGGGCAATGTTTGTGGACAAACTTGCACTAGTTAAgaaaattagaagaaaaaaatgAGAATGGTGTCTTTTCTCTAAGTTCAAGTATAGGTGTCTTGTTTATTTGTCATCTTGGTTGTTATGAAGATGTCCATAACAAGCTATTTTGTTAAGTCCTTTTACCTTATTTGCCTGCAGAAACATGTTATTCTGATATTAGTAATAAAAAGTTTCCAAGTGTGTTGTCATTCACATTGCCAGGAGTCTTTGTTTGAAGATTTATGTCAGTAAAAAAAGGTAGACAAATTCTAATCTAAAGTTCCAAATTACTGAATATTGAAATGAAATCAGTCCAAACAGAGTTGGTCATTATTACTGGTGGTGCCCTTGAGCACTAAGCCTCTGACTCAAAAGTGTCACATTCTATGGTCTTAGATATGTCATAACATGTTACTAAGGGGCAAATGAGAAATTTTAAAGTTGCTCAAATCTAAAAGCATGTTATTATTTTTGGAGCAGGTTAAAAAGGAAATAGTGTTAACTAAAATTGATCCTGGAGGAGTAATAATTAACTCTGATTCTTGCTTACTTGGTTAGGCTATCAATGGCCttgttgaaaagaaaaaaagaagttttgttatttttatgttCAACGTTTGCAAGCTATCCTTCAATCTTGTTCGAGATCACTTATAAGCCACTAGTTTCAATATAAAAATGTACAAGGTTTCtgtaaattaaaatttaataaatatttgatagCAGTTTCTCTAAAATTCGCTTCAGGCATAAATATTTAAGTATTGAGAGATGCTCTTATTATTCGAAGACGGGAGATGGTTTCAAAATAAATAACAaggataataatatatatatagccaatCCTACTTTGCTTGAGACTAAGTCGTAGTTGAACCTAAAGTTAATTGAATTAAATAAGATCAATATTAAGTTAGTTATAAAATTGGGGGAGTCAAATGGATGGGTTAGACTGAATTTGGATGGTTGAAATAGGTTGCACTCAATAAAAGAGCAGGTCATTGATTGATTGGGTCAAAAAATCAAAATCTATTGAATGATGGATCACGACTGAACCCGTCCAATTTTACCAAGTTTTAATTTGATTATTTCTTTTGTTATAATTTGTTTTAATCACGAAATAAAACAACTTCTTTACTATGAGTTATGACTATATGtaacatataaatattttgacAAACTCTCTGACGAGTTAATTAGAACGAGATATCTAGCCTAATTAGCCCAATTTTTAGATAGAATATATTGAATGGGTCAAAATGAATTGAGCTAATAAATATACGGATCACTAAGCCTTCGATGGTTTTTTGTAGGAATTTTCCCATATATAAAATAAGAACTCTTCTAATGTAGCACAAGAAGCGCCCATGGCCTAATGGATAAGGCGCTTGACTTCTAATCAAGCGATTGTGGGTTCGAGTCCCACTGGGCGTGTGTCCtccttttttaaaatttattttgtcATCACTAAGTTTTGCTTCATGTCAGTATTGAAAATTCAATCTTTACAGCATCTTAGTTAGTTGCTCATATTCTCTTCAATTATCTTTATTTGGTCTTTACAataatatatgatgatatggtacTTGTAATACAGACAATGTCCtccttttttaaaatttattttgtcATCACTAAGTTTTGCTTCATGTCAGTATTGAAAATTCAATCTTTACAGCATCTTAGTTAGTTGCTCATATTCTCTTCAATTATCTTTATTTGGTCTTTACAataatatatgatgatatggtacTTGTAATACAGACAATTCAAGAATCGAGACACCTGTCActccaaagaaagaaaaagcagaagaaaacaaaacaaatgaTAATAAATGCAGAAGTACAAAAAATGTGATTTATATAAGATAAAAACTAAAAGCAGAACAGACAAATTGAAGAAACTAAAAAAGACTTGATTCAAGATTCAAATTTGGAAAACACTAGACAAAAGCATATTATATATTATTTACATATTGTATCTGATCAACAACTTTTCATCCAGTAACAGAAGAAGGATCACTATTTCTATTATTAACATTtggatgaaaatcaagaagctCAAGCTCTTTTTGCTTCAACAAAAGCACCATTCTTTCATTCTCCAATTTTTTCCTCTCATTTATAAGCTTTTCCCTTTCCATTTCCCTTTCTTTTTTGCTTGTAAATTTCTCCCATTTCAATCTTTGTTTTTGTAGCTCAAAAGATTGACACAAATAGCCAACATGTTGTTCTTCCAATTGCATCATTTTAGTTTTTAGCCATTGCCTCTTCTCAAGTGGACTCACATTAGCCAATTCTGTACTCAATTGTTGTATCATTGGTGATAATA
The nucleotide sequence above comes from Lycium barbarum isolate Lr01 chromosome 3, ASM1917538v2, whole genome shotgun sequence. Encoded proteins:
- the LOC132629927 gene encoding pyruvate kinase 1, cytosolic-like — encoded protein: MHSNHLLLEEPIRMASILEPSKASFFPAMTKIVGTLGPKSRSVEVISACLKAGMSVARFDFSLGDPEYHQETLENLKGAIKSTRKLCAVMLDTAGPELTVVNKSEKAISLKADETVTLTPDKGQEASSEVFPINFDGLSKAVKKGDTIFIGQYLFTGSETTSVWLEVDQVKGDDVVCLVKNSATITGSLFTLHAAQIHIDLPTLSDKDKEIISTWGVKNKIDFLSLSFTRHAEDVREAREFLSKLGDLSQTQIFAKIESEEGLTHFDEILQEADGIILSRGNLGIDLPPEKVFLFQKAALHKCNMSGKPAVVTRVVDSMTDNLRPTRAEATDVANAVLDGTDAILLGAETLRGLYPIETISTVGRICAEAEKAFNQDLYFKRTVKFVGEPMSHLESIASSAVRAAIKVKASVIICFTSSGRAARLIAKYRPTMPVLSVVIPRLKTNQLKWSFSGAFEARQSLIVRGLFPMLADPRHPAESTNASNESVLKVALDHGKASGVVKSHDRVVICQKVGDASVVKIIELED